CCTAGTGaattcttcttccttctctcccaCGAAATGTTTAATCCGTTCTATTGCCTTTTCGAATACTCCGCACACGATAATTACACCCTACAGATTAATCCCCATTCCGGTGTGAACCCCGAGCACCTCAACTATTTCAAGTTTATTGGACGAGTCGTCGGACTTGCCATTTTCCATCGCCGTTTCCTCGATTCTTTCTTCATTGGTGCGTTCTACAAGATGATGCTTCGAAAGAAGGTTTCTCTCCAAGACATGGAGGGTGTTGACGAAGATCTTCACCGCAATCTCACATGGACTTTGTAAGTTATTACGCCGGCAACCGGGTTGGTTCAGGGTTTCTAACAATCTGCAGGGATAATGATATTGAGGGTGTTCTGGAGCTCACCTTCTCCGTTGATGACGAAAAATTTGGTGAGCGTCGCACGATTGATCTCAAGCCCGGTGGCCGGGATATTCCTGTGACAAACGAGAACAAGGCTGAATATGTCGAGTAAGTTGCTATCTTCCATTGCCTCTGGCTGCGGAGGACGATCAGGATAAAATCACTAACGGGTTCTTTAGGCTGGTCACTGAGTGGAAGATTGTCAAGCGTGTTGAGGAACAGTTCAACGCCTTCATGTCCGGCTTTAACGAGCTGATCCCCGCGGATCTTGTCAACGTTTTTGACGAGCGTGAATTGGAGCTGTTGATCGGAGGTATTGCCGATATTGACGTAGATGACTGGAAGAAGCACACAGATTACCGTGGATACCAGGAGTCAGACGAAGTCATCCAGAACTTCTGGAAGATTGTCCGAAGCTGGGATGCTGAACAGAAGTCACGTCTTCTCCAATTCACCACTGGTACATCTCGTATTCCGGTCAACGGGTTTAAGGACCTTCAGGGCTCTGACGGACCGAGACGGTTCACCATTGAAAAGTCTGGTGATCCGGCAGCATTACCCAAATCTCACACATGGTATGTGAAATTCCCGCTATCAATCCTTTTGTGATTCATCTGTGTTTGCGAGCTGACGGTATCAGCTTCAATCGTCTTGATCTTCCTCCGTACAAGTCGTACGAAACCCTCGAACACAAGATGTCCATTGCTGTTGAGGAAACTTTGGGTTTTGGACAGGAGTAATCATTTTCGATTTCGAACAAGACAAGCATTTCATCAAGAAACAAGATTATCCATGCATCCCTTGTTTAAAGCATTATGTCGCTCGCCTTGAGGTATACGGCCTGATTCCAAGCGAGGCCAAAAATTGGGCGGAAGGTTTTCCCATTCTTGCATAtgcagatgctgcagggTGTTTCCTTCGCTACTATTCCTATCGCTCTTTGTCAGGCCATCAGTGCTATCTCGATTCCCTCCAATCACTATTCTCTCGCTCGTTTCGTCCTCATATCCCCAATCTCCGCCTGACGAAGGTTTTTGTTTCGTACAATGTGCTTGCTTGGAGAAGAACGTTATACCGTGGATTTGCACGCGGCTTCGgaccctttttttttaccccCATATGAAAcatttcttttccccttttGCCGGCGCACCGTGTATATACTTGTGTATTATGTTGACTTATGGATACCGTGAAGCCAGAGAATATTTCTTGTCATTAAAGGACCTTGGTGCATTTATCTGAATCTGAAAGTGTAGTAGATTCAAGGAGAATGCTCAAATGTGTAGCAATAGCTTTACATCAGGGTCTGTGGACTGGTCGATGTGACTGGTCACTTTCTGAGGTGTTTGATTAATCTGCCGACTGGCACTCGGTGAAATGGGACCATTGAAGCTTCCACAGCAGATCACAGACAATGGGACGTTCAGGAATCGCCGTCACTGATTTACGAGGTTCCCAATATACGGAGTGTATATAAATTTAAATatatttttttctttttttcccacTCAACAGTGGACCAGTCGCCCCTGAAACAACACAACACAGCACAAGCAGATACAATTCTTAGTCTCAGTCTGAAAGTCGAACAGGCCTATCGGCTCCTTTTGCCAAGGACTAGTGATTCCGCTTAACATCGTATCGAAGGCCCGAGGCCAGCCACACCCTTCAAAAGCTGGTAATGCTTACCGTGGCATTCTAAGACAACCCCAATCCTTTTCGATGTGACGCTTGGATATCTCCGGCTCATAGACTAGTCGGTCAATAGTGTCTCTGTTACGCGGCTGTCATTGGTTGATCCTATATCCTGATGCACTGGTATTCTCGTGATCAGGGTGTGTACTCCGGAGTACGGAATATGTGGATATTGAAACTTGCTGGATAAGGACCCTGaatttgcttcttcttgtactccgtattgtGCTCAGTTCTCTGTGTGACCTCGAAGGAGACTATATCTAATGGGTAGATTGGGGAATTGGACCGACGTATCACAGGATGACCGGAAGCTGCATGTCTGAAGGAACTCTTCCTGCCGAGAGTTCTGGCAGGTGGTAGGCTAGTATGTTGATATTTAGACTACTTCATGTACAGTTTCACCCTTGCAGGGTCTGTTGCCCAGTCTAGTCGTTCTGTACAAGCCGTGTGATCTGACCATGTCTTCTATTAAGTTCCTTACCTAGAACTTCCCACTCCCTTCTCTTGTCTGTTATTCCTCCGCTGGcctttccatcctccatACTCTACCATTCACACTTCACAATTGTCTGCCTCACCTCTCTCTTATTCCAGGATACCTGCTCTACTCAGAATGCGCTACTCCACCTCCGCAATcactcttctcctcgcctTGACCGGCTCCACTCTGGCGCAGCAGACAACCGCAGCACCAAGCACTGGCTCTTCATCCACGAAGCAATGCGCAGCCCAAAAGTAGGGTCCATCTATCCTAGGCCAAATCAGAACATGCTAAGAAACCTACAGCATCGTCGACGCCTGTCTTGAGTCCATGAAGCCCCAGCTCGACGCCTGCGGCCCGAACGATTGGAAATGCCTCTGTGAACAGAGCATCAATGTTCTGACGTGAGTACCTTTTCTATGTTTTAAGTGGCATACACACCTAACGCCATTATAACGCAAAAGATGCTACAACAACTGCCCCGGACACCCCGACAGCTTCGGCGCCGAACAGAGCAAAACGTCCTACTGCAATGCGGCCCAGGCTTACTCGCCTTCGAGCACTTCGACGACCGGCACGGCTACCAGGGCGTCTTCTGCGACCCAGACAACGGAGACGGCGGCTACCACGACCACCACCTCGTCTGGATTTTCCCCTACCCCGTCTGGTGCGGCTGCGGGGTTGGCTGTTGAGGGTGGAAGTGTGTTGGCTGCTATCTTGGCTGGGTTTGTTGCCTTGTAAGCCGGTGCATCGCTAGCTCGGGATTGAGGGTTGGGAAGTGGAAATCGAAACGGAGGAACTGGCAGGGAGTTGGGTGTAATAATAATTGATAGGAGGATGTATTGTACTCTGTGTCATAGAACTAATCTGTAATATGCCATAGCCTTCAGGGAGAGAATTATACGCAATTCACCCTGCCTGAATCAAGCTATTAGTCCATGCATTGAGCAGAGGTGATGATGTATTGCCCCACTACCCATCCTCACAAGACAAATCAagctcatcgtcttcttttCGAGCTTCTCTCCTCTGCTTGAACATCCTGTTCAGGCTTCCGTTTCGTCTCCTCATCTCCCTGAGCAGCAGGAGGACCATCCTCAACAGGATAGCCCGAGACATCATAATGCCTCAGCACAAACGCCACCTTCTCAACGTCTGCACAGGAAACCGCATCAGAAGACTGCGCAGCCAGTCTAGCCCGCAGCCGCCGCACAGCCTCCCAGAGCTGCCGGTACTCCGGAATGTTATACTTGACGTTGAGTTCGCCGTTCGGACGTATCCGATTCGACATCccgcccttcttcctcccgcCATCCTCGGCGGTGGCATCAGGAGAGGGAAACACACCCAAGCAAAGCCAAAGAAAGACATCATCGCTATAGAATGGCGCTGCCTCCGTCGCAACGGACAGAATTAGCGAAGCCGTTGCGGGACCCACACCTCGGAGCGGAGCGGTCAATGTCTCTAGGCTGTGTTTGGGGAATGCGCTGTCCGACCCCTCCGCCTCTCCCTCTGGTTCTACCTCTGCGGACGCCAGATCGGCCATTGGATCTGACGCCGGAACAGTAGCAAACGCAGAGGCCGTCGTCCGGCGGACGAGAGCAGCCTGGTTCGAGCGGACCAGACCTAGGAGTGTAGGACGATAGACGCCGTGTTTTCTATCCCTGTCAATATCGCGTGCCAATAAGTGAACTGGGGAGACAGACAGCTTCCACTCGATCAACTGCACCAACTCATCTTTCTCTAGGTATCCGGAGACATCTGTCTTGGattctttcccttctgtaACGGTGGCAGCAGCGGTAGCTCTCTCCCGCACCCGCGCTGGTAGAGTCGCGTACCGCAACTCGTCCAGAGCCATGTATGCCCGGACTTGGTTGTCGATAGACTTTTTCTCATCGGGTGTCAATGTATGCTTCGAGGTAGCAGAATCTGCCGCGTGTTTCTTCCCCTTTCctcttgtcttcttctctcggGCTGTGGCGGCTTTGGTGGCCCTTGCGGTCTCCTTGCGTCGTATCACTGTCTTGACGGTGTTAGGGTAGCGTGCAAGGAGGTTATTGAACATGTCAATAGTGATGTGTGAAGGTGAGAATTTGGAGAGGCCTTCAAGTTGGCCTCGGGGTTCTATTCCTGGATCACTTGGGGAGTCTTTACGTTCTGAGAGGGCcatgctgttgttgttgtcgtcgtcatcaagCAGATAACCAGGCGTTGTGGGATCTACCGAAATATATTTCAACCA
The DNA window shown above is from Aspergillus fumigatus Af293 chromosome 1, whole genome shotgun sequence and carries:
- a CDS encoding GPI anchored serine-threonine rich protein, with amino-acid sequence MRYSTSAITLLLALTGSTLAQQTTAAPSTGSSSTKQCAAQNIVDACLESMKPQLDACGPNDWKCLCEQSINVLTCYNNCPGHPDSFGAEQSKTSYCNAAQAYSPSSTSTTGTATRASSATQTTETAATTTTTSSGFSPTPSGAAAGLAVEGGSVLAAILAGFVAL